A region of Moorena producens PAL-8-15-08-1 DNA encodes the following proteins:
- a CDS encoding Uma2 family endonuclease — protein MTVTIPIKAIQLTPGSAITIDNLKWQDFETILDELGEKRRVRLTYYQGNLEIMSPLAIHERPHRIIADIVKAILNLQGRDWEDFGSTTFKRPEIAGVEPDTCLY, from the coding sequence ATGACCGTTACTATACCCATCAAAGCTATCCAACTCACACCCGGTAGTGCTATTACTATAGATAACCTTAAATGGCAAGACTTTGAAACAATTCTTGACGAACTTGGGGAAAAGCGACGAGTGCGGCTGACCTACTATCAAGGAAACTTAGAAATCATGTCTCCCCTTGCCATTCACGAAAGACCCCACCGGATTATTGCCGATATTGTTAAAGCCATATTAAACCTACAGGGGCGCGACTGGGAAGATTTTGGTTCAACTACCTTTAAACGTCCTGAAATTGCTGGTGTTGAACCGGATACCTGTCTTTACTAG
- the glmS gene encoding glutamine--fructose-6-phosphate transaminase (isomerizing), with product MCGIVGYIGPQIATEILMAGLEKLEYRGYDSAGIATVSEGEVHCVRAKGKLHNLREKLVQIENQARIGIGHTRWATHGKPEEYNAHPHMDMAMRVAVVQNGIVENYRELREELIQQGHEFRSDTDTEVIPHLIAECLQQNSASSSSFFSPFLEAVRQTVNRLEGAFALAILCADYPDELIGVRQQAPLIIGFGQGEFFFGSDTPALLPHTRAVLNLDNGEIARLTPLGAEVYDFEGRRLNKFPRTLSWNPFQVEKQGFRHFMLKEIYEQPGVVRNCFERYLNSNWHANPTQTEADLANPPVQLGIPESLYEDVEQIQILACGTSWHASLVGKYLLEQLAGIPTMVQYASEFRYAPGPLTKNTLTIGVTQSGETADTLAALEMEKHRRSGLDPLYQPRLLGITNRPESSLAQLVPDVIDTQAGIEIGVAATKTFVTQLVAFYCLALDLAYRRHTLAPEKIQAIMADLRQLPTQIEQVLESQEKYIQELAHEFAETQDFIFVGRGINFPIALEGALKLKEISYIHAEGYPAGEMKHGPIALLDAKVPVVAIAMPGTVYEKVISNAQEAKARDARLIGVTPSNGKEAIDIFDDLLPVPEVEELLSPILAVIPLQLLAYHIAARRGLDVDQPRNLAKSVTVE from the coding sequence ATGTGTGGAATTGTCGGCTATATCGGTCCGCAAATCGCTACAGAAATTTTAATGGCAGGATTAGAGAAACTCGAATATCGAGGCTATGATTCTGCTGGCATTGCTACTGTCTCGGAAGGTGAGGTTCATTGTGTACGTGCTAAGGGAAAATTGCACAATTTGCGGGAAAAACTGGTACAAATCGAAAACCAGGCACGCATTGGCATTGGACACACCCGCTGGGCAACCCATGGTAAACCGGAAGAGTATAATGCTCACCCCCACATGGATATGGCAATGCGGGTGGCAGTGGTACAAAATGGCATTGTTGAAAACTACCGGGAATTGCGGGAAGAATTGATCCAGCAGGGACATGAATTCCGCTCCGATACCGATACAGAAGTTATTCCCCATCTAATTGCTGAGTGTTTACAGCAAAATTCTGCTTCTTCCTCTTCTTTCTTCTCTCCTTTCTTAGAAGCAGTGCGGCAAACCGTGAATCGATTAGAGGGAGCTTTTGCCCTAGCTATCCTTTGTGCTGACTATCCTGATGAATTGATTGGAGTGCGGCAACAGGCTCCTCTGATTATTGGGTTTGGTCAAGGGGAATTTTTCTTTGGCTCAGATACCCCAGCATTGTTACCCCATACCAGGGCAGTATTGAACTTAGACAATGGGGAAATCGCACGGTTAACTCCCCTAGGGGCAGAAGTTTACGACTTTGAGGGTCGTCGCTTGAATAAGTTCCCCCGTACCCTCAGTTGGAACCCCTTTCAAGTGGAAAAGCAGGGATTCCGACACTTTATGCTTAAGGAAATTTATGAGCAACCAGGGGTAGTGCGCAACTGTTTCGAGCGGTATCTCAATAGTAATTGGCATGCTAATCCTACACAGACAGAGGCAGACCTGGCTAATCCCCCAGTTCAGTTAGGCATACCGGAGTCACTGTACGAGGATGTAGAACAGATTCAGATTCTGGCGTGTGGGACCAGTTGGCACGCTAGTTTGGTGGGTAAATATTTGTTGGAGCAGTTGGCAGGAATTCCTACCATGGTGCAGTATGCATCTGAGTTTCGTTATGCACCAGGTCCGTTAACTAAGAATACCCTAACTATTGGGGTAACTCAGTCTGGGGAAACTGCTGATACCTTAGCAGCACTGGAGATGGAAAAACACCGTCGTAGTGGATTAGACCCTCTGTATCAGCCCCGACTCCTGGGAATTACGAATCGACCGGAAAGTTCTTTGGCTCAGTTGGTGCCTGATGTGATTGATACCCAGGCAGGGATTGAAATTGGGGTGGCGGCTACTAAAACCTTTGTGACCCAGTTAGTGGCCTTTTATTGTCTAGCGCTAGATTTAGCCTATCGACGTCATACTCTCGCCCCTGAAAAAATTCAAGCAATTATGGCAGACTTGCGGCAATTGCCGACTCAGATTGAGCAGGTCCTGGAAAGTCAAGAAAAGTATATTCAAGAATTAGCCCATGAGTTTGCGGAAACCCAAGACTTTATCTTTGTAGGACGGGGGATTAATTTTCCGATTGCTTTAGAAGGGGCGCTGAAACTTAAAGAAATTAGTTATATTCATGCTGAAGGCTACCCAGCTGGGGAAATGAAGCATGGTCCGATTGCTCTGCTGGATGCTAAGGTGCCTGTGGTTGCGATCGCAATGCCTGGTACTGTCTATGAGAAGGTAATTTCTAATGCTCAGGAAGCTAAAGCTCGGGATGCTCGGTTGATTGGGGTGACACCGAGCAATGGCAAAGAGGCGATCGATATCTTTGATGATTTGTTACCTGTACCAGAGGTGGAGGAGTTGCTTTCACCAATTCTAGCGGTGATTCCATTGCAGTTGTTAGCGTATCACATTGCTGCAAGGCGAGGGTTGGATGTGGATCAGCCCAGGAATTTGGCAAAGTCGGTGACTGTGGAATAG
- the psaC gene encoding photosystem I iron-sulfur center protein PsaC: protein MSHSVKIYDTCIGCTQCVRACPLDVLEMVPWDGCKAGQIASSPRTEDCIGCKRCETACPTDFLSVRVYLGAETTRSMGLAY, encoded by the coding sequence ATGTCTCATAGCGTTAAAATTTACGATACCTGTATTGGTTGCACCCAATGTGTTCGGGCTTGCCCTCTAGATGTATTGGAGATGGTTCCCTGGGATGGCTGTAAAGCTGGTCAGATTGCCTCTTCTCCTCGTACAGAAGACTGTATTGGTTGCAAGCGGTGCGAAACTGCTTGTCCTACTGACTTCTTGAGCGTCCGGGTTTACCTGGGAGCTGAAACAACTCGTAGCATGGGCTTGGCTTACTAA
- a CDS encoding XisI protein: MDRLDEYSRLIRQILERYARISYSHGDIQSYAITDTLNNHFMLMVVGWDGKRRVHGCITHVQIIDGKIWIQRDGIEDGITEELVAAGIPKSDIVLGFHPPDVRPHTGYALA; the protein is encoded by the coding sequence ATGGATAGATTAGATGAGTATTCTAGATTAATTCGACAAATTCTAGAGCGTTACGCTCGGATTAGTTACAGTCACGGCGATATCCAAAGTTATGCCATTACTGATACTCTGAACAATCATTTTATGCTAATGGTTGTTGGCTGGGATGGCAAACGTCGAGTCCACGGCTGCATTACGCATGTTCAGATTATTGATGGGAAAATCTGGATTCAACGGGATGGTATCGAAGATGGCATCACTGAAGAACTTGTCGCTGCAGGGATTCCCAAATCAGATATTGTGCTAGGGTTTCACCCACCAGACGTTCGTCCCCATACTGGTTATGCGCTCGCGTAG
- a CDS encoding element excision factor XisH family protein, with protein sequence MAKDIYHETVKTALIKDGWVITNDPLALAVGERTVYVDMGSEKLFAAEKGRRRIAVEVKSFIRPSPVQDLENALGQYVLYRGLLKESTNHRYRTLYLAIRNAVYLDFFQEKIDRIAIEINQFNLLIFDAEGEEIVQWID encoded by the coding sequence ATGGCAAAAGATATCTACCACGAAACGGTTAAAACGGCTCTGATCAAAGACGGATGGGTGATTACTAACGATCCTCTAGCATTAGCTGTTGGAGAGCGAACCGTTTACGTAGATATGGGATCGGAGAAACTTTTTGCAGCAGAAAAAGGTCGGCGACGTATTGCAGTTGAGGTAAAAAGTTTTATTCGTCCTTCTCCTGTACAAGACCTAGAAAATGCCCTCGGTCAATATGTGCTTTATCGAGGTTTGTTAAAAGAATCAACCAACCATCGATATCGAACATTATATCTAGCGATTCGGAATGCAGTTTACTTAGATTTTTTTCAAGAGAAAATTGATCGAATTGCTATTGAAATTAATCAGTTTAATTTGCTAATTTTTGATGCAGAAGGAGAAGAAATAGTCCAATGGATAGATTAG
- a CDS encoding DUF1802 family protein: MSQQDRISIALLLPAPDIEALLEGRMIAAIPHLFINPGRKFVLYPSTLSSNTLSSNTLSSNTLSGNTLSLEHYYRPSFIEIAQKSLTALNSETVLIKAWARCELCQHLKKTESLENLSPLTVWTAAGLQARLEKQQRIFLAYLRVYQFPKVIEIARNNTSQPLGKFVSLGDNIRVTEDWPVLSDRIFSQRRHQLENRLPPLYPELEELQSQIATLAITNPAAEALDEEIKKFIGWSSNKQLRSSNPDVAWINTIAALGNRSKELDQGKTNYQAGTDFEIIVRDSLKFLGFTIDHAHKGGAGGLDLYCSKPYPLVGECKAGKKIPNDTAVQLLNLVTLRLNNQELLNKTAKLIIGPGEPTKQLMDAAIVHGMAIINPETLEKLVKLQSQYPNSVDLIILKNYLIPGQADLEVEKYINHVSEKLKLRSHIVHLVKKLIDNRDNHTVGVEMIDGAYNFSNPPESLTQPELHEILIELSSPLTGYLGRIKGTDSKSDCFYFLRDLPMD, encoded by the coding sequence ATGAGTCAGCAAGATAGAATTTCAATAGCCCTACTTTTACCGGCACCAGATATCGAAGCCTTACTCGAAGGGCGAATGATTGCTGCTATACCTCACTTATTTATCAATCCAGGACGTAAATTTGTCCTATATCCGTCTACACTATCAAGTAATACACTATCAAGTAATACACTATCAAGTAATACACTATCAGGTAATACCCTGTCTCTTGAGCACTATTATCGCCCTAGTTTTATAGAAATAGCCCAAAAAAGTCTAACGGCACTGAATTCTGAGACAGTTTTGATTAAGGCTTGGGCTAGGTGTGAACTTTGCCAACACCTGAAGAAAACTGAATCCTTGGAAAACTTATCACCGTTAACGGTATGGACAGCAGCCGGATTACAAGCAAGACTTGAGAAACAGCAGCGTATTTTCCTGGCTTACTTGCGGGTCTATCAGTTTCCTAAAGTGATTGAAATAGCTAGAAATAATACTAGTCAGCCCCTTGGGAAGTTTGTTAGTTTAGGTGATAATATTAGGGTTACTGAGGATTGGCCAGTATTAAGCGATCGCATTTTCAGCCAACGCCGACACCAGCTAGAAAATCGACTACCGCCACTGTATCCGGAATTGGAAGAATTACAGAGTCAAATCGCTACCCTGGCGATTACTAACCCAGCGGCTGAAGCCCTTGACGAAGAGATAAAAAAATTTATAGGCTGGAGTAGCAACAAGCAATTAAGGTCATCTAATCCAGATGTAGCTTGGATAAATACCATAGCAGCATTAGGAAATCGCAGCAAAGAACTCGATCAAGGTAAAACTAATTATCAAGCTGGAACAGATTTTGAAATTATTGTTCGTGATAGCCTTAAGTTTCTCGGATTTACCATCGACCATGCTCACAAAGGTGGTGCTGGTGGCTTAGATTTATACTGCTCAAAACCTTATCCCTTGGTGGGTGAGTGCAAGGCTGGAAAAAAAATTCCTAACGATACGGCAGTACAACTGTTGAATTTAGTAACGTTACGTTTAAACAATCAAGAACTACTTAATAAAACGGCTAAGTTAATCATTGGCCCTGGTGAGCCGACTAAACAACTTATGGATGCAGCTATTGTACATGGTATGGCAATTATTAATCCTGAAACTCTTGAGAAGCTGGTGAAACTCCAAAGCCAGTATCCCAATTCCGTTGATTTAATTATACTAAAGAATTACTTGATACCTGGTCAAGCTGATCTCGAAGTTGAGAAATATATTAATCATGTTTCTGAAAAACTGAAATTGCGATCGCATATTGTCCACCTGGTGAAAAAGCTGATTGACAATAGAGATAATCACACGGTGGGAGTAGAGATGATCGATGGAGCCTATAACTTCTCCAATCCACCCGAGTCCTTGACTCAGCCAGAACTACACGAAATATTGATTGAGCTTTCTTCTCCCTTAACTGGCTACTTGGGGCGAATCAAGGGCACGGATAGTAAAAGTGATTGCTTTTACTTCCTGCGGGACTTGCCCATGGATTAA
- a CDS encoding phosphoribosyltransferase, whose protein sequence is MSEIYVSWSEYYEKIERLAVKVYEADWDFNQIVCIAKGGLRVGDILCRIYNQPLGILSAASYTGADNRIRGPITFSSHLAMTTAKLGTRILLVDDLVDSGISLREGVKWLYSHYGTEIEEIRTAVIWYKACSGIAPDYYVDYFADNPWIHQPFEPYDSMSPADLAQTYLVTEV, encoded by the coding sequence ATGTCAGAAATTTACGTCTCCTGGTCAGAATACTATGAAAAAATCGAACGGCTAGCTGTCAAAGTCTATGAAGCCGATTGGGATTTCAACCAGATTGTCTGTATCGCTAAGGGCGGATTACGGGTTGGTGATATCCTCTGCCGCATTTACAATCAGCCCTTAGGGATTCTGTCTGCTGCTTCCTATACCGGAGCAGACAATCGGATCCGAGGACCGATAACGTTTTCGAGCCACCTAGCCATGACGACGGCAAAATTAGGTACTCGGATCCTGTTGGTGGATGATTTAGTGGATTCTGGTATTAGTCTACGAGAGGGGGTTAAATGGCTTTATAGTCATTATGGTACAGAAATTGAGGAAATTCGTACTGCTGTGATCTGGTATAAAGCCTGTTCTGGGATTGCTCCTGATTACTATGTGGATTATTTTGCAGATAATCCTTGGATTCATCAGCCTTTTGAACCTTATGACTCCATGAGTCCAGCTGATTTGGCTCAAACCTATTTAGTTACAGAAGTGTGA
- a CDS encoding MFS transporter → MSDVSSSDASNRPEVSGGLEKLNFTTKLAYGAGDMGPAMTANLLVFYLLPFLTNVAGLPAGLAGSILMIGKVSDAINDPMVGIMSDRTRSSWGRRIPWMLFGAIPFGVLFFLQWIVPHFSNNNTINNWLLFSYYLLIAILFNIAYTAVNLPYTALTPELTQDYNERTSLNSFRFTFSIGGSILTLVLGGLIFSAYAGDSGKQYLVLGLVTTLLAVLPIFWCVLRIQERGAQPILGTQQKKTVGTLLTLIGPLSFFYGIARMIPVTAKLLGATSNPDITGIFLSLLGLLITVFGITLIFSTPEPHLKDSFAFTERSEADTSASLSYFEQLRIVFSNQPFLYVIGIYLCSWLGVQLIGSILLYFVVNWMGLPESTFPLVALAVQGTALLMLFFWKMVSERLGKKTAYFMGTSLSVIAQVGIFLLQPGQVALMYCLAVMAGFGVSVAYLIPWSMVPDVIELDELTTGQRREGVFYGFMVLLQKLGLALGLFLVGIALEWSGFISSTAGQPVPTQPDSALLAIRIAIGPLPTLFLIGGIVLAYFYPITKEFHAQILLQLRERDQATRQGE, encoded by the coding sequence ATGAGTGATGTTTCTAGTTCTGATGCCAGTAATCGTCCCGAAGTCTCCGGTGGACTCGAAAAGCTTAACTTTACCACCAAACTAGCTTATGGTGCTGGAGATATGGGTCCAGCCATGACCGCCAATCTCTTAGTCTTTTACCTCCTGCCATTTTTAACCAATGTGGCTGGTTTACCAGCCGGTTTGGCAGGGAGCATTCTGATGATTGGCAAAGTTTCCGATGCCATCAATGATCCCATGGTTGGGATTATGAGCGATCGCACTCGTTCTAGTTGGGGGCGTCGGATTCCCTGGATGCTGTTTGGGGCAATTCCGTTTGGTGTTCTGTTTTTCCTACAGTGGATTGTCCCCCACTTCAGCAATAACAATACCATTAATAACTGGTTACTGTTTAGCTACTATCTTCTGATTGCTATTCTGTTCAACATTGCCTACACGGCAGTTAACCTACCCTACACCGCCCTAACCCCAGAACTCACCCAAGATTACAACGAACGCACTAGCCTCAACAGCTTTCGCTTTACCTTTTCCATCGGTGGCAGCATCCTAACCTTAGTTCTAGGGGGATTAATTTTTAGTGCCTATGCCGGTGATAGTGGTAAGCAATATCTAGTGCTAGGGTTAGTCACCACCTTGCTGGCGGTGCTGCCGATATTTTGGTGTGTGCTGCGCATCCAAGAACGAGGTGCACAGCCTATATTGGGAACTCAGCAGAAAAAGACTGTAGGAACTCTGCTCACCCTAATTGGACCTCTATCATTTTTCTATGGCATTGCCCGGATGATCCCAGTGACTGCCAAATTATTGGGTGCCACTAGCAACCCTGATATCACTGGTATTTTTCTGAGTCTTCTTGGTTTACTAATTACCGTCTTTGGTATAACTCTAATATTTTCTACCCCAGAACCCCACCTGAAAGATAGCTTTGCTTTCACAGAGCGCTCTGAAGCTGACACTTCAGCCTCGTTATCCTATTTTGAGCAACTGCGGATTGTATTCAGTAACCAGCCTTTTCTATATGTGATTGGTATTTACCTGTGTTCCTGGTTAGGTGTCCAGTTAATCGGTTCTATCCTGCTTTACTTCGTAGTCAATTGGATGGGATTGCCCGAGTCTACCTTTCCCTTAGTCGCCCTTGCGGTTCAAGGTACTGCCTTACTAATGCTGTTTTTCTGGAAGATGGTCAGTGAGCGATTGGGCAAAAAAACCGCTTACTTTATGGGAACTAGTCTCTCGGTTATCGCTCAAGTTGGTATATTTTTGCTACAACCTGGTCAAGTTGCCTTAATGTACTGTTTAGCTGTTATGGCTGGTTTTGGGGTTTCTGTGGCTTATCTCATCCCCTGGTCCATGGTGCCCGATGTGATTGAACTCGATGAATTGACCACAGGTCAGCGTCGGGAAGGGGTATTTTACGGCTTCATGGTTTTGCTGCAAAAACTTGGTTTAGCCCTAGGGCTGTTTTTAGTCGGTATTGCCCTAGAGTGGTCAGGATTCATCTCATCTACTGCTGGGCAACCAGTCCCCACCCAACCCGATTCCGCACTGCTAGCCATCCGTATCGCTATTGGGCCACTGCCAACCCTATTCTTAATTGGTGGTATTGTACTCGCTTACTTCTATCCCATCACCAAGGAATTTCATGCCCAAATTCTCTTGCAGCTACGAGAGCGTGATCAAGCTACTAGGCAAGGGGAATAG
- a CDS encoding NAD(P)/FAD-dependent oxidoreductase, translated as MKEILYVEIPTPDTKTVCHWLQQEWQPKLGDKIITPDGIRLQWETTPDENSNHKTTVVVSLIPEISIFVWSVQRTTYLKAFRWSEKPLSGETLILRQLTESLRDQFPYHYPEPPDVELSEQSIFEALAPYYPQTVHFFRKMPRGEYDLNRVYWWEKRWREGVRNPQQPKQVLFKELKVESSQQLKVGQLQVEGSQPLKVGQLQVEGSQPLKVGQLQVEGSQNNLGQKATLREQPSNLQPSNLGQKATLREQPSNLQPSNLGQKATLREQPTNLEPSTSKYDVIYIGGALGVIHAATMAQRGYRVLLIERLTFGRMNREWNISRDEFQSLIDLGLFTPTEFEGIIGREYVDGFNKFFDSNNPPHLKAAILHTPTVLNIAIDSAKFLQLCGKKLTSAGGEIWDETEFIQATITPEEVVVEVQHLPTKSHRQVSGRLLVDAMGTASPIAWQLNGGRAFNSVCPTVGAVIEGFEPQVWDPDYGDVLNSHGDISRGRQLIWELFPGAGEELTIYLFHYHQIHPENPGSLLEMYEDFFTILPEYRRCDIEKLVWKKPTFGYIPGHFTVGSRDRIVAFDRLVAIGDAASLQSPLVFTGFGSLVRNLYRLTDLLDTALRHNLLSVKDLNQIRAYQSNIAVTWLFSQGMMVPTGRHLPPQRINSMLNTFFGLLADEPPEVPDTFIKDRFSWLTFNRLALKAARRNPALIPWILEMAGAKDFLLWVGSYLSFTSNALVSGLLKGWFPSLVRRLQPWLEKRYPRLWLQLLAQSYAITAGMGRPEKVNRELKFD; from the coding sequence ATGAAAGAGATTTTGTACGTAGAAATCCCTACACCAGACACCAAGACTGTCTGCCACTGGTTGCAACAGGAATGGCAGCCTAAGCTCGGGGATAAGATAATCACGCCGGATGGTATCCGTCTGCAATGGGAGACTACTCCTGATGAGAATTCTAATCACAAGACTACAGTTGTAGTTTCTTTGATTCCAGAAATCTCGATTTTTGTGTGGTCCGTCCAGCGAACCACCTACCTCAAAGCCTTTCGTTGGTCCGAAAAGCCCCTGAGCGGCGAAACGCTAATTCTAAGACAGCTGACCGAGAGTCTTCGGGATCAATTCCCGTACCACTATCCAGAACCACCGGATGTAGAGTTATCTGAGCAATCTATCTTTGAAGCATTAGCACCCTATTATCCTCAGACTGTGCACTTTTTCCGGAAAATGCCTAGAGGAGAATATGACCTTAATCGAGTTTATTGGTGGGAAAAGCGCTGGCGTGAGGGGGTTCGTAACCCCCAGCAGCCCAAGCAGGTCCTGTTTAAGGAGTTGAAGGTTGAAAGTTCCCAACAGTTGAAGGTTGGCCAGTTGCAGGTTGAAGGTTCCCAACCGTTGAAGGTTGGCCAGTTGCAGGTTGAAGGTTCCCAACCGTTGAAGGTTGGCCAGTTGCAGGTTGAAGGTTCCCAAAACAACCTTGGCCAAAAGGCCACGCTACGCGAACAACCATCTAACCTTCAACCATCTAACCTTGGCCAAAAGGCCACGCTACGCGAACAACCATCTAACCTTCAACCATCTAACCTTGGCCAAAAGGCCACGCTACGCGAACAACCGACTAACCTTGAACCTTCAACCTCTAAGTACGACGTAATCTACATCGGTGGTGCCTTGGGAGTGATCCATGCTGCAACAATGGCGCAGCGGGGTTATCGGGTATTGCTGATTGAGCGGTTAACCTTTGGGCGGATGAACCGGGAATGGAATATTTCACGGGATGAGTTTCAAAGCCTGATTGATTTGGGTTTATTTACCCCAACTGAGTTTGAAGGGATTATTGGTAGGGAATACGTTGATGGATTCAATAAGTTCTTTGATAGCAACAACCCACCCCACTTGAAAGCAGCGATATTGCACACGCCAACGGTGCTCAATATCGCCATTGATTCTGCTAAATTTTTGCAACTGTGTGGGAAAAAGCTCACCAGTGCTGGGGGAGAAATCTGGGATGAGACAGAGTTTATCCAAGCAACTATCACCCCAGAGGAAGTTGTGGTGGAAGTGCAACACTTACCGACTAAATCTCACCGACAAGTGAGTGGTCGTCTGTTGGTGGATGCCATGGGAACGGCTTCACCAATTGCTTGGCAGCTCAATGGGGGTAGGGCGTTTAATAGTGTCTGTCCCACCGTGGGGGCTGTGATTGAGGGATTTGAGCCTCAGGTGTGGGATCCCGATTATGGTGATGTTCTCAATAGTCATGGGGATATTTCCCGGGGACGTCAGCTGATTTGGGAGTTGTTCCCTGGTGCAGGTGAGGAATTGACAATTTATTTGTTCCATTACCATCAGATACATCCTGAGAATCCCGGCTCTTTATTAGAAATGTATGAAGATTTCTTTACTATCTTACCGGAATACCGCCGATGTGATATAGAAAAGTTGGTGTGGAAGAAACCAACCTTTGGGTATATTCCCGGACATTTTACGGTCGGAAGTCGCGATCGCATTGTGGCCTTTGACCGACTGGTTGCCATTGGTGATGCTGCTTCCCTTCAGTCCCCCTTGGTGTTCACTGGCTTCGGTTCCTTAGTGCGTAACCTTTATCGCTTAACCGATCTCTTGGACACTGCCTTGCGGCATAATCTTTTGAGTGTTAAGGATTTAAATCAAATTCGCGCCTATCAAAGTAATATTGCTGTGACCTGGCTCTTTTCCCAGGGGATGATGGTACCAACAGGTCGTCATCTACCACCCCAGCGGATTAACTCCATGCTCAATACCTTCTTTGGATTGTTGGCAGATGAACCACCGGAGGTACCAGATACGTTTATTAAAGACCGTTTCAGTTGGTTAACCTTTAATCGACTGGCACTCAAAGCAGCTCGCCGAAACCCTGCCCTCATCCCCTGGATTTTGGAAATGGCTGGTGCTAAGGATTTCTTGCTTTGGGTAGGCAGTTACTTAAGTTTTACTAGCAATGCCTTGGTCAGCGGGTTGCTCAAAGGTTGGTTTCCCAGTCTAGTTCGACGGTTACAGCCCTGGCTTGAAAAGCGTTATCCACGGCTTTGGTTACAGTTGTTGGCTCAAAGTTATGCCATCACAGCTGGGATGGGGCGTCCTGAAAAAGTAAACCGTGAGCTCAAGTTCGATTGA
- a CDS encoding ATP synthase subunit I translates to MEENTQTSYLSPSTSSSMEEYYQLKQTLLLVTLVATGIIFICVWLVYSLNIALNYLIGACTGMVYLRMLAKDVERLSQQNRRPSTARFAVFIGIIVVASQWQKLQILPIFLGFLTYKAAIIVYILQSLVNPTSK, encoded by the coding sequence ATGGAGGAAAACACGCAAACAAGTTACTTGTCCCCTTCAACGAGTTCGTCAATGGAGGAGTATTACCAACTCAAACAAACTCTGTTGTTGGTCACCCTAGTCGCGACAGGGATTATTTTCATCTGTGTGTGGCTGGTTTACTCCCTCAACATTGCCTTGAATTATTTGATTGGGGCGTGTACTGGTATGGTTTACTTGAGAATGTTGGCTAAAGACGTAGAGCGGCTAAGCCAACAAAATAGGCGTCCGAGCACGGCTCGGTTTGCGGTTTTTATTGGGATAATTGTAGTAGCCAGTCAATGGCAAAAATTACAAATACTTCCTATATTTTTAGGGTTTCTGACGTACAAAGCCGCAATTATCGTCTATATCCTGCAAAGCCTAGTAAATCCTACCTCTAAGTAA
- the atpB gene encoding F0F1 ATP synthase subunit A — protein MEMINALNVLNSLPLASLEVGEHFYWRIGNLTLHGQVFLTSWVVIAILVVASLAATRNVQMVPGGIQNLMEYALEFLRDLAKNQLGEKEYRPWVPFIGTLFLFIFVSNWSGALIPWGIIELPSGELAAPTNDINTTVALALLTSLAYFYAGLSKKGLGYFAGYIQPIPILLPIKILEDFTKPLSLSFRLFGNILADELVVAVLVLLVPLFIPLPIMALGLFTSAIQALVFATLAAAYIHEAIEVEGEEH, from the coding sequence ATGGAAATGATAAATGCTTTAAACGTTCTGAATTCTTTACCCCTTGCTTCCTTAGAAGTTGGTGAACACTTTTATTGGCGGATTGGCAATTTAACATTACACGGTCAGGTTTTTCTCACCTCCTGGGTAGTGATTGCTATTCTGGTAGTAGCTTCCCTTGCGGCAACTCGAAATGTCCAAATGGTTCCTGGCGGTATCCAAAATTTGATGGAGTACGCCCTAGAATTTTTGAGGGATTTAGCGAAAAACCAGCTAGGGGAAAAAGAATATCGCCCTTGGGTACCTTTTATCGGTACACTGTTTTTGTTTATCTTCGTGTCAAACTGGTCAGGAGCCCTAATTCCTTGGGGAATTATCGAGCTCCCATCCGGTGAGCTGGCAGCTCCTACCAATGACATCAATACCACCGTTGCCTTAGCCTTACTAACATCGTTGGCGTATTTTTACGCTGGTTTGAGCAAGAAGGGTTTAGGTTACTTCGCTGGCTATATTCAGCCAATACCAATCCTCTTGCCGATCAAGATTTTAGAAGACTTCACCAAGCCCCTCTCCCTAAGCTTCCGTTTATTTGGCAATATTCTGGCAGATGAATTGGTAGTAGCAGTGTTGGTGCTGCTAGTGCCTCTGTTTATCCCGTTGCCAATTATGGCGCTAGGTCTATTTACCAGTGCAATTCAAGCCCTGGTATTCGCTACCTTGGCAGCTGCCTACATTCACGAGGCAATAGAAGTCGAAGGCGAAGAACATTAA